The DNA region TTTGCCACACCACCctgaaattaaatatttccttattcttttcattttatcctaGCCCTTTAAGCTCCTAGGAATTTTAGATGTTGAAAACATTCCCTGTGCACGGGATTCGATATTGTATGGTTCATTAGGATCTGTTGTGGCTGGCCTTGGACATTTTTTGCTAACTAGTGAGTATCTGTTTTTCTCTATGtatgatgaacattttctaaaTGGACTAATACGTAATGTAGAATTACAGTGGTTATGCTTTTTGAC from Neomonachus schauinslandi chromosome 6, ASM220157v2, whole genome shotgun sequence includes:
- the LOC110580219 gene encoding cytochrome c oxidase assembly protein COX20, mitochondrial isoform X4 — protein: MAAAPEPGEPAKGKPFKLLGILDVENIPCARDSILYGSLGSVVAGLGHFLLTRLEDHVMLE